Proteins from a genomic interval of Octopus sinensis unplaced genomic scaffold, ASM634580v1 Contig01453, whole genome shotgun sequence:
- the LOC115227065 gene encoding uncharacterized protein LOC115227065: MMLTSAVFHLTLMFCLGRCAVVNIVLEEEEDIADEVVNVLEEIFEDLQVDEKLTQTSNTGFALENTNIDVKVAAPRMNCKWEGRNGKCCFKFHLILNIVCVKMHDYYPYLLYEVNAGSVKLNGHLDDRNNDCKLHMAVSHVKLEFEMKLESFSMKSVLLCFKADYHTDHYNFNNQIGCTSKQY; this comes from the exons ATGATGTTGACCAGTGCAGTCTTTCACCTAACCCTGATGTTCTGTTTAGGAAGATGTGCTGTGGTGAATATTGTGCTTGAGGAAGAAGAAG aTATAGCTGATGAAGTGGTTAATGTTCTAGAGGAAATTTTTGAAGATCTCCAGGTTGATGAAAAGCTCACCCAGACCTCCAATACAGGCTTTGCTCTGGAAAATACAAATATAGACGTGAAGGTTGCTGCGCCAAGAATGAATTGTAAATGGGAGGGTAGAAATGGAAAGTGCTGTTTTAAATTCCATTTAATTCTGAACATAg tatGTGTGAAAATGCATGATTACTACCCATATCTATTGTATGAAGTTAATGCAGGAAGCGTAAAGTTAAATGGGCATTTAGATG ATCGCAATAATGACTGCAAGCTTCATATGGCTGTTTCGCATGTAAAACTCGAGTTTGAGATGAAACTCGAATCTTTCTCCATGAAAAGTGTCCTGTTGTGTTTTAAGGCTGATTATCATACTGatcattataatttcaacaatcaaATTGGCTGTACAAGTAAACAATATTAG
- the LOC115227064 gene encoding uncharacterized protein LOC115227064 has protein sequence MIRITNIVIFSLLVFCFGIYAAVNIDTKMTEGKTSHEITIWQKMMDKRRVYQMLKKKVIEDNGWQNEQSITDGKKISGLQNNYFECIWNNPVLTCNITVPRLQTFSVILRMSEYVVRIIISADGEVIKSQILHIHSMSVKTLKFILGSASVLFTICIDDYTENYLKACFHIVYSVFFYRKSLYVGCFHKHFLSSQNISLDSVKDSLQFSDIDKFRSLENNVGRNKKQNIYLCFFMED, from the exons ATGATAAGGATAACAAATATCGTCATATTTTCACTTCTCGTGTTCTGTTTTGGAATATACGCAGCCGTTAATATTGACACTAAAATGACGGAAG GCAAGACTTCCCATGAAATAACTATTTGGCAGAAAATGATGGACAAACGGCGAGTGTATCAAATGCTCAAAAAGAAGGTAATAGAAGATAACGGTTGGCAAAACGAACAATCGATCACTGATGGTAAAAAAATTAGTGGATTGCAAAATAACTACTTCGAGTGTATATGGAATAATCCTGTGTTAACATGTAATATAACTGTACCTCGCCTTCAGACAT tTTCCGTTATACTGCGAATGTCCGAGTATGTAGTCCGCATCATCATTTCAGCAGATGGTGAAGTAATTAAAAGTCAAATATTGC ATATTCATAGCATGTCTGTTAAAACGCTGAAATTCATCTTGGGATCCGCAAGTGTTTTGTTTACCATATGCATAGACGATTACACTGAGAATTATCTTAAAGCATGTTTTCACATTGTTTACAGCGTATTCTTCTACCGAAAATCATTGTATGTTGGTTGTTTCCATAAACACTTTCTTTCATCTCAAAATATCTCATTGGACAGTGTCAAGGATTCGTTGCAATTTTCCGACATTGACAAGTTCCGCAGCCTTGAAAATAACGTTGggagaaataaaaagcaaaatatctACCTTTGTTTTTTCATGGAGGATTAG